One genomic segment of Mycolicibacterium psychrotolerans includes these proteins:
- a CDS encoding MerR family transcriptional regulator, whose translation MQVGELTVGEVAERFGITVRTLHHYDAIGLLTPSRRSASGYRVYTSADLARLSQVIVYRRLELPLDEIASLLEEGNEISHLVRQRERVMSRLDEMKDLVEAIDQALEKAMTNTPMTDDDMRELFGDSFDDYQAEAAQKWGETAEWKESQRRTKSYGKDDWVQIKAEGEAVEKALSDAFRAGLPADSEEAMNAAEQHRLHVNRWFYDCPPAFHRNLGDMYVSDPRYVATYDESFGLPGLAAYCREAIHANADRAGH comes from the coding sequence ATGCAGGTGGGCGAACTCACCGTCGGTGAAGTCGCGGAGCGATTCGGCATCACGGTCCGGACGCTTCACCACTACGACGCAATCGGGTTGTTGACCCCGAGTCGGCGGAGCGCCTCGGGTTACCGGGTTTACACGTCAGCCGATCTTGCGCGCTTGTCGCAGGTCATCGTCTACCGCAGGCTCGAGTTGCCTCTCGACGAGATCGCAAGCCTGTTGGAGGAGGGCAACGAGATCAGCCACCTGGTTCGGCAGCGCGAACGCGTCATGTCCCGGCTCGATGAGATGAAGGACCTCGTCGAGGCCATCGATCAGGCATTGGAGAAAGCAATGACGAACACCCCCATGACCGACGACGACATGCGCGAACTCTTCGGTGACAGCTTCGACGACTACCAGGCAGAGGCCGCGCAGAAGTGGGGCGAGACCGCGGAGTGGAAGGAATCGCAGCGCCGAACCAAGTCCTACGGAAAAGACGATTGGGTCCAGATCAAGGCCGAGGGAGAAGCTGTTGAGAAGGCCCTGTCCGACGCGTTCCGTGCGGGCCTCCCGGCCGACTCCGAAGAGGCGATGAACGCCGCAGAGCAGCACCGGCTCCACGTGAATCGCTGGTTCTACGACTGCCCGCCGGCTTTCCACCGCAATCTGGGCGACATGTATGTGAGCGACCCCCGATATGTGGCCACGTATGACGAGTCGTTCGGGCTTCCGGGCCTCGCGGCCTACTGCCGCGAGGCGATCCACGCGAACGCCGACCGAGCGGGCCACTGA
- a CDS encoding RNA polymerase sigma factor, whose amino-acid sequence MQALDGVFRSEWGGAVAAIARWCGDLTVAEDAVQEACADAVRTWPRDGMPAAPGAWLITSARNRARDRLRRESIRPGKELAAVVDDIIARTEGAEVPHRIRDDELRMMFTCAHPALDRPSQLALTLRLVSGLTVAEIARALLQSDTAVGARITRAKAKIRHANIPLRVPPADMLPARTPHVLACVYSVFTEGYWSTAGPSAVRDELCDEGVRLAGELSGLLPGDTGAAALSALVLLHDSRRATRVDPHGALIPLDEQDRRRWDRHKIARGLDYARRAGGSAGPYLPQAVIAAVHATAPSWEQTDWTTICAAYDRLLAITDSPVARANRALAVGFRDGPDAGLAALDDVADDARLARSALPATIRADLLRRAGRPAEAVQWYREALARNGSEPARRFLRHRIDECGG is encoded by the coding sequence ATGCAGGCCCTGGACGGCGTCTTCCGGAGCGAGTGGGGCGGCGCGGTCGCGGCGATCGCGCGGTGGTGCGGCGATCTGACTGTCGCCGAGGACGCCGTCCAGGAAGCCTGCGCCGATGCCGTGCGCACCTGGCCCCGGGACGGGATGCCCGCCGCGCCCGGCGCCTGGCTCATCACCTCTGCGAGGAACCGGGCCCGCGACCGCCTACGGCGCGAATCGATCCGTCCGGGAAAGGAATTGGCCGCGGTGGTCGACGACATCATTGCCCGCACCGAAGGGGCCGAGGTGCCGCACCGCATTCGCGACGACGAACTGCGGATGATGTTCACCTGCGCGCATCCGGCGCTCGATCGGCCCTCGCAGCTCGCGCTGACCCTCCGGCTGGTCTCGGGTCTGACGGTCGCCGAGATCGCGCGGGCGCTGTTGCAGAGCGACACCGCCGTCGGTGCCCGGATCACCCGCGCGAAGGCCAAGATCCGGCACGCCAACATCCCGCTGCGGGTGCCGCCGGCCGACATGCTGCCCGCACGGACACCGCACGTGCTGGCCTGCGTCTACTCGGTCTTCACCGAGGGGTACTGGTCGACAGCCGGACCCTCGGCGGTCCGCGACGAACTCTGCGACGAGGGGGTGCGCCTCGCCGGTGAGCTGAGCGGGCTGCTGCCCGGCGACACCGGGGCCGCGGCGTTGAGCGCTCTTGTTCTGCTGCATGATTCGCGGCGAGCCACCCGGGTCGATCCGCACGGCGCGCTGATCCCGCTCGACGAGCAGGACCGGCGGCGCTGGGATCGTCACAAGATCGCCCGCGGCCTGGACTACGCGCGGCGCGCCGGCGGCTCGGCTGGCCCGTACCTGCCACAGGCCGTCATCGCCGCCGTCCACGCGACCGCGCCGTCCTGGGAGCAGACCGACTGGACGACGATCTGTGCCGCCTACGACCGCTTGCTGGCCATCACCGATTCGCCGGTGGCGCGGGCCAACCGCGCGCTGGCCGTCGGGTTCCGGGACGGACCGGACGCGGGACTGGCCGCCCTCGACGATGTGGCCGACGATGCGCGGCTGGCCCGCTCCGCGCTGCCTGCCACGATCCGCGCGGATCTGCTGCGCCGGGCGGGACGACCCGCCGAGGCGGTGCAGTGGTATCGAGAAGCGTTGGCACGCAACGGGTCCGAACCCGCCCGTCGGTTCCTGCGGCACCGTATCGACGAGTGCGGAGGATGA
- a CDS encoding DMT family transporter: MQYLLLMAAIGSEVTGTLALRVAAGGRRAFYGVVLVGYVVAFTLLSASLQQGMPLGVAYGIWAAAGVALTAAASRLLFREPLTPTMIVGMGLIVAGVLLVEVGAAR; encoded by the coding sequence GTGCAGTACCTGCTGCTGATGGCGGCCATCGGATCGGAGGTCACCGGGACGCTGGCCCTGCGGGTCGCCGCGGGCGGCCGACGCGCGTTCTACGGTGTGGTTCTCGTCGGCTACGTCGTGGCCTTCACATTGCTGTCGGCCTCGCTGCAGCAGGGCATGCCGCTGGGCGTCGCCTACGGGATCTGGGCGGCGGCCGGCGTTGCGCTGACCGCGGCCGCGTCACGGCTGCTGTTCCGAGAACCGCTCACCCCGACGATGATCGTCGGCATGGGTCTGATCGTCGCCGGTGTGCTTCTGGTGGAGGTCGGTGCAGCGCGGTGA
- the rpsA gene encoding 30S ribosomal protein S1 gives MPSPSVTSPQVALNDIGSAEDFLAAIDKTIKYFNDGDIVEGTIVKVDRDEVLLDIGYKTEGVIPSRELSIKHDVDPNEVVSVGDEVEALVLTKEDKEGRLILSKKRAQYERAWGTIEELKEKDEAVKGTVIEVVKGGLILDIGLRGFLPASLVEMRRVRDLQPYIGKEIEAKIIELDKNRNNVVLSRRAWLEQTQSEVRSEFLNQLTKGAIRKGVVSSIVNFGAFVDLGGVDGLVHVSELSWKHIDHPSEVVTVGDEVTVEVLDVDMDRERVSLSLKATQEDPWRHFARTHAIGQIVPGKVTKLVPFGAFVRVEEGIEGLVHISELSERHVEVPDQVVQVGDDAMVKVIDIDLERRRISLSLKQANEDYNSEEFEAWKYGMADSYDDAGNYIFPEGFDAETNEWLEGFEKQRDEWEARYAEAERRYKMHTAQMEKFAAAEAEEAARPATSNGSSRSEESSGGGSLASDAQLAALREKLAGNA, from the coding sequence ATGCCAAGTCCCTCCGTCACGTCTCCGCAAGTAGCCCTCAACGACATCGGCTCCGCGGAGGATTTCCTCGCCGCCATCGACAAGACCATCAAGTACTTCAACGATGGCGACATCGTCGAAGGGACGATCGTCAAGGTCGACCGCGACGAAGTTCTGCTCGACATCGGTTACAAGACCGAAGGTGTCATCCCTTCCCGTGAGCTCTCCATCAAGCACGACGTAGACCCCAATGAGGTTGTGTCCGTCGGCGACGAGGTCGAAGCTCTGGTCCTCACCAAGGAGGACAAGGAAGGCCGGCTGATCCTGTCCAAGAAGCGCGCTCAGTACGAGCGTGCCTGGGGCACCATCGAAGAGCTCAAAGAGAAGGACGAGGCCGTCAAGGGCACCGTCATCGAGGTCGTCAAGGGCGGCCTGATCCTCGACATCGGGCTGCGCGGCTTCCTGCCTGCGTCGCTGGTGGAGATGCGTCGCGTCCGCGATCTACAGCCGTACATCGGCAAGGAGATCGAGGCCAAGATCATCGAGCTCGACAAGAACCGCAACAACGTGGTGCTCTCGCGCCGCGCCTGGCTGGAGCAGACCCAGTCCGAGGTGCGCAGCGAGTTCCTCAACCAGCTCACCAAGGGCGCGATCCGCAAGGGCGTCGTCTCCTCGATCGTCAACTTCGGCGCGTTCGTCGACCTCGGCGGTGTCGACGGTCTGGTGCACGTCTCCGAGCTGTCGTGGAAGCACATCGATCATCCCTCCGAGGTGGTCACCGTGGGCGACGAGGTCACCGTCGAGGTGCTCGACGTCGACATGGATCGCGAGCGAGTCTCGCTGTCGCTCAAGGCGACTCAGGAAGATCCGTGGCGTCACTTCGCGCGCACCCACGCCATCGGCCAGATCGTGCCCGGCAAGGTCACCAAGCTGGTGCCGTTCGGTGCGTTCGTCCGCGTCGAAGAGGGCATCGAGGGCCTGGTGCACATCTCCGAGCTCTCCGAGCGCCACGTCGAGGTGCCCGACCAGGTGGTTCAGGTCGGCGACGACGCGATGGTCAAGGTCATCGACATCGACCTGGAGCGCCGCCGTATCTCGCTGAGCCTCAAGCAGGCCAACGAGGACTACAACAGCGAAGAGTTCGAGGCCTGGAAGTACGGCATGGCCGACAGCTACGACGATGCGGGCAACTACATCTTCCCCGAGGGCTTCGACGCCGAGACCAACGAGTGGCTCGAAGGCTTCGAGAAGCAGCGGGACGAGTGGGAGGCCCGCTACGCCGAGGCGGAGCGTCGCTACAAGATGCACACCGCGCAGATGGAGAAGTTCGCTGCGGCCGAGGCCGAAGAGGCGGCGCGTCCGGCGACGTCGAACGGATCGTCGCGGTCCGAGGAGTCCTCGGGCGGCGGATCGCTGGCCAGCGACGCGCAGCTCGCCGCGCTGCGCGAGAAGCTGGCGGGCAACGCCTAA
- a CDS encoding cutinase family protein: MRTRQAARALGIAVTTALALCTTTVRAPVAAADACPDVEVVFARGTSDKPGFGPVGKQFITTLQKKLIGKKIAACAVDYSASWDFSKSTSEGAVDANKHVQYTAGVCPNTKIVLGGMSQGAGVIDLITIGKRRLWFFTPSPLPDTMVNHVAAIAVFGNPSRDFPGLGPLTTLSPLYGSRAIDLCAANDPYCSKGSDLFAHFSYLWNGMIDQAAVFAARRVLGTAT, encoded by the coding sequence GTGCGCACTCGCCAGGCCGCCCGTGCCCTCGGAATCGCGGTCACCACCGCGCTGGCACTGTGCACCACCACCGTTCGCGCGCCGGTCGCCGCGGCGGACGCGTGCCCCGACGTGGAGGTCGTGTTCGCGCGCGGCACCAGCGACAAGCCCGGCTTCGGCCCGGTGGGCAAGCAGTTCATCACCACCCTGCAGAAGAAGTTGATCGGCAAGAAGATCGCCGCGTGCGCGGTGGATTATTCAGCGAGCTGGGACTTTTCGAAGTCGACGTCCGAAGGCGCGGTCGACGCGAACAAACACGTCCAGTACACGGCGGGGGTCTGCCCCAACACGAAGATCGTCCTGGGTGGAATGTCGCAGGGAGCGGGCGTGATCGACCTGATCACCATCGGGAAGCGCAGGCTGTGGTTCTTCACGCCCTCGCCGCTGCCCGATACGATGGTCAATCACGTTGCGGCGATTGCGGTGTTCGGCAACCCTTCGCGCGACTTTCCTGGATTGGGGCCGCTCACCACGCTCAGCCCGCTGTACGGCAGCAGGGCCATCGACCTGTGCGCCGCCAACGATCCGTACTGCTCGAAGGGATCCGACCTGTTTGCTCATTTCTCCTACCTGTGGAACGGAATGATCGATCAGGCCGCTGTCTTCGCCGCGCGACGGGTGCTGGGTACCGCGACCTGA
- the coaE gene encoding dephospho-CoA kinase has translation MLRIGLTGGIGAGKSTVSATFSELGGVVVDGDVIAREVVEPGTPGLKSLVEAFGEEILRPDGALNRPALAAIAFSDDQKRTTLNGIVHPLVAQRRSELIAAAADDAVIVEDIPLLVESQMAPMFPLVIVVHADADLRVERLIEYRGFSEEDARARIAAQATEEQRRAVADVWLDNAGTADELAAAARRLWHDRIEPFAANVAARRPAQALPQLVPSDPQWPAQAQRILARLRTACGHRAARVDHIGSTAVAGMAAKDVIDVQVTVDALDTADEIADAMLGAGYVATPITEDVAKPDARSTVVDFDHVDDDALWRKRLYRSADPGRPTNVHVRVQGWPGQQFALLFVDWLRADPDEQAAYVALKHAVGQDSPEGKEPWFFDAYRRAWQWADATGWRPRD, from the coding sequence GTGCTGCGAATCGGATTGACCGGAGGAATCGGGGCGGGCAAGTCGACGGTGTCGGCGACGTTCAGCGAGCTCGGCGGCGTCGTCGTCGACGGTGACGTCATCGCCCGCGAGGTGGTGGAGCCGGGCACCCCGGGGCTGAAGAGTCTTGTGGAGGCGTTCGGGGAGGAGATCCTGCGTCCTGACGGGGCGCTGAACCGGCCCGCGCTGGCAGCCATCGCGTTCAGCGACGACCAGAAGCGCACGACCCTGAACGGCATCGTTCATCCGCTTGTGGCGCAACGTCGTTCAGAGCTGATCGCGGCTGCTGCGGACGACGCCGTCATCGTCGAGGACATCCCGCTGCTGGTGGAGTCGCAGATGGCGCCGATGTTCCCGCTCGTCATCGTGGTGCACGCCGACGCCGACCTGCGGGTCGAGCGGTTGATCGAGTACCGGGGGTTCAGCGAGGAGGACGCCCGGGCCCGGATCGCGGCCCAGGCCACCGAGGAGCAGCGCCGGGCGGTCGCCGATGTGTGGCTCGACAACGCCGGAACAGCTGACGAACTCGCCGCGGCCGCCCGACGGCTCTGGCACGACCGCATCGAGCCGTTCGCGGCCAACGTCGCGGCGCGCCGCCCCGCGCAGGCCCTGCCGCAGCTGGTGCCGTCGGACCCGCAGTGGCCGGCCCAGGCCCAGCGGATACTGGCGCGGTTACGGACCGCGTGCGGCCACCGGGCGGCACGCGTCGATCACATCGGATCCACCGCCGTCGCGGGGATGGCCGCCAAAGACGTCATCGACGTACAGGTCACCGTCGACGCCCTCGACACGGCCGACGAGATCGCCGACGCGATGCTGGGGGCCGGCTACGTCGCCACACCGATCACCGAGGACGTCGCCAAACCGGACGCGCGCAGCACCGTCGTCGACTTCGACCATGTCGACGACGACGCGCTGTGGCGCAAGCGGCTCTACCGCTCCGCGGATCCGGGACGCCCCACGAACGTGCACGTCCGGGTGCAGGGCTGGCCCGGGCAGCAGTTCGCGCTGCTGTTCGTCGACTGGCTCAGGGCCGACCCCGACGAGCAGGCCGCCTACGTCGCCCTCAAACATGCGGTGGGGCAGGACTCGCCGGAGGGCAAGGAGCCGTGGTTCTTCGACGCCTACCGGAGGGCATGGCAGTGGGCCGACGCCACCGGCTGGCGACCCAGAGACTGA
- a CDS encoding DMT family transporter: protein MTWLLLLLAIVSEVAATLSLKAAVIAPALYVIVIGGYFASFVFLTFVLKRGMGLGVAYGIWGAIGVALTAVLSAIIFGEAFTAVMGIGMVCIIAGVLLVEMGSHRVDDPSDGA from the coding sequence ATGACGTGGCTTCTGCTGTTGCTCGCCATCGTCAGCGAGGTGGCGGCGACGTTGTCACTCAAAGCCGCCGTGATCGCTCCCGCGCTGTACGTGATCGTCATCGGCGGATACTTCGCCTCCTTCGTCTTCCTGACCTTCGTCCTCAAACGGGGCATGGGACTCGGTGTCGCGTACGGCATCTGGGGCGCCATCGGGGTGGCGCTCACCGCGGTGCTGTCGGCGATCATCTTCGGCGAGGCGTTCACCGCGGTGATGGGAATCGGCATGGTATGCATCATCGCCGGCGTGCTGTTGGTGGAGATGGGCTCACACCGCGTCGACGACCCTTCCGACGGTGCGTGA
- a CDS encoding DUF402 domain-containing protein translates to MHPPKRETFDLATRTNTDPKGVVRDVDVYAVQPWGLYMARPAPGRAQFHYLESWLLPALNLRVTVFHFNPGHERDQDFYLDVGVYTAGPHAWHSEDHYVDLVLRTGRQVAVADVDELVLALQEGLLSRADGERAIRTAVDTVEALARHGYDLDSWLNTVGITLTWRAA, encoded by the coding sequence ATCCACCCTCCCAAGCGCGAGACCTTCGACCTGGCGACCCGCACCAACACCGACCCGAAGGGTGTCGTGCGGGACGTCGACGTCTACGCCGTCCAACCGTGGGGCCTCTACATGGCCCGTCCGGCACCGGGCCGGGCCCAGTTCCACTACCTCGAGTCGTGGCTGCTGCCCGCGCTCAACCTGCGTGTGACGGTCTTCCATTTCAACCCCGGACACGAGCGCGACCAGGACTTCTATCTCGACGTGGGCGTCTACACCGCCGGGCCACACGCCTGGCACAGCGAGGATCACTACGTCGACCTGGTGCTGCGTACCGGCAGGCAGGTGGCGGTGGCCGACGTCGACGAACTCGTGCTGGCCCTCCAGGAGGGCCTGCTCAGCCGCGCCGACGGCGAACGTGCCATCCGCACCGCAGTGGACACCGTCGAGGCGCTGGCCCGCCACGGCTATGACCTCGACAGCTGGTTGAACACCGTCGGGATCACGCTGACGTGGCGCGCAGCATAG
- the uvrB gene encoding excinuclease ABC subunit UvrB, translated as MAFATEHPVLAHSEYRPVDQVVRSGARFEVVSEYQPAGDQPAAINELERRIRAGERDVVLLGATGTGKSATTAWLIERLQRPTLVMAPNKTLAAQLANELREMLPHNAVEYFVSYYDYYQPEAYIAQTDTYIEKDSSINDDVERLRHSATSSLLSRRDVVVVASVSCIYGLGTPQSYMDRSVELKIGDEVPRDALLRLLVDVQYTRNDMSFTRGTFRVRGDTVEIIPSYEELAVRIEFFGDEVEALYYMHPLTGDIIRQVDSLRVFPATHYVAGPERMAHAISTIEAELEARLAELEGQGKLLEAQRLRMRTNYDVEMMRQVGFCSGIENYSRHIDGRPAGSAPATLLDYFPEDFLLVIDESHVTVPQIGGMYEGDMSRKRNLVDFGFRLPSAVDNRPLTWEEFADRIGQTVYLSATPGPYELSQTAGEFVEQVIRPTGLVDPQVIVKPTKGQIDDLIGEIRKRTERDERVLVTTLTKKMAEDLTDYLLEMGIRVRYLHSEVDTLRRVELLRQLRLGEYDVLIGINLLREGLDLPEVSLVAILDADKEGFLRSPRSLIQTIGRAARNVSGEVHMYADKMTDSMKEAIDETDRRRAKQIAYNKEHGIDPQPLRKKIADILDQVYREADDTDAAVEIGGSGRNASRGRRAQGEPGRAVSAGVFEGRDTTNMPRAELADLIKDLTAQMMAAARDLQFELAARIRDEIADLKKELRGMDAAGLK; from the coding sequence ATGGCTTTCGCGACCGAACACCCCGTGCTTGCGCACTCGGAGTACCGCCCGGTGGACCAGGTCGTCCGCTCGGGCGCCCGTTTCGAGGTGGTCAGCGAATACCAGCCCGCCGGCGACCAGCCTGCGGCGATCAACGAGCTGGAGCGCCGGATCCGGGCGGGGGAGCGCGACGTCGTGCTGCTGGGCGCCACGGGTACCGGCAAGTCGGCGACCACGGCATGGCTGATCGAGCGGCTGCAGCGGCCCACGCTGGTGATGGCGCCGAACAAGACGCTGGCTGCGCAGCTGGCCAACGAACTGCGGGAGATGTTGCCGCACAACGCGGTCGAGTACTTCGTGTCGTATTACGACTACTACCAGCCCGAGGCGTACATCGCCCAGACCGACACCTACATCGAGAAGGACAGCTCGATCAACGACGACGTCGAGCGGCTGCGGCACTCCGCGACGTCGAGCCTGCTGTCCCGGCGCGACGTCGTCGTGGTGGCCTCGGTCTCGTGCATCTACGGTCTGGGCACGCCGCAGTCCTACATGGACCGGTCGGTCGAGCTGAAGATCGGGGACGAGGTCCCTCGCGACGCGTTGCTGCGGCTGCTGGTGGACGTCCAGTACACCCGCAACGACATGTCCTTCACCCGCGGCACGTTCCGCGTGCGCGGCGACACCGTCGAGATCATCCCGTCCTACGAGGAGCTGGCGGTCCGCATCGAGTTCTTCGGCGACGAGGTCGAGGCGTTGTACTACATGCACCCGCTCACCGGCGACATCATCCGTCAGGTCGACTCGCTGAGGGTCTTCCCGGCAACCCACTATGTCGCGGGGCCGGAGCGGATGGCGCACGCGATCTCCACCATCGAGGCCGAACTCGAGGCCAGGCTGGCGGAGCTCGAGGGGCAGGGCAAGCTGCTGGAGGCCCAGCGGCTGCGGATGCGCACCAATTACGACGTCGAGATGATGCGTCAGGTCGGGTTCTGCTCGGGCATCGAGAACTACTCGCGGCACATCGACGGTCGCCCGGCGGGGTCGGCGCCTGCGACGCTGCTGGACTACTTCCCGGAGGACTTCCTGCTCGTCATCGACGAGTCGCACGTGACGGTGCCGCAGATCGGCGGCATGTACGAAGGCGACATGTCGCGCAAGCGCAACCTCGTCGACTTCGGGTTCCGGCTGCCGTCCGCCGTCGACAACCGGCCGCTGACGTGGGAGGAGTTCGCCGACCGCATCGGGCAGACGGTGTACCTGTCGGCGACGCCGGGCCCGTATGAGCTCAGCCAGACCGCGGGCGAATTCGTCGAGCAGGTCATCCGGCCGACCGGTCTGGTCGATCCGCAGGTCATCGTCAAGCCCACCAAGGGCCAGATCGACGACCTGATCGGGGAGATCCGGAAGCGCACCGAGCGCGACGAGCGGGTGCTGGTCACCACGCTCACCAAGAAGATGGCCGAAGACCTGACCGACTACCTGCTGGAGATGGGCATCCGTGTCCGTTACCTGCATTCGGAGGTCGACACGCTGCGACGGGTCGAGCTGCTGCGGCAGCTCCGGCTGGGGGAGTACGACGTGCTGATCGGCATCAACCTGCTGCGGGAGGGTCTCGATCTCCCCGAGGTGTCGTTGGTGGCGATCCTCGATGCCGACAAGGAAGGCTTCCTGCGGTCGCCGCGCAGCCTGATCCAGACCATCGGCCGTGCCGCGCGCAACGTCTCCGGCGAGGTGCACATGTACGCCGACAAGATGACCGACTCGATGAAGGAGGCGATCGACGAGACCGATCGCCGCCGGGCCAAACAGATCGCCTACAACAAAGAGCACGGCATAGACCCGCAGCCACTGCGCAAGAAGATCGCCGACATCCTCGATCAGGTGTACCGGGAAGCCGACGACACCGACGCCGCGGTCGAGATCGGTGGGTCGGGCCGTAACGCGTCGCGGGGGCGGCGCGCCCAGGGCGAACCGGGCCGGGCGGTCAGCGCCGGGGTGTTCGAGGGTCGCGACACCACCAACATGCCGCGGGCGGAACTGGCCGATCTGATCAAGGATCTGACCGCGCAGATGATGGCCGCGGCGCGGGATCTCCAGTTCGAGCTCGCCGCCCGGATCCGCGACGAGATCGCCGATCTGAAGAAGGAACTTCGTGGCATGGACGCCGCCGGCCTCAAATGA
- a CDS encoding YciI family protein has protein sequence MYYFAVLQTPERELSPEDLQTEMQAYTDFHARAAAAIRAGDALASAAEAVRIDGGPDRPVITDGPFAEGAEVAGGFYVFEAENLDEALELARQVPAASYGAVEVWPMVHWNAPDQPTTGADWLALLLEPADQLTEPCTPEWEDGACRHADFNTAAGEHVLGGAPLHLPATATTVRVRGSEVVLTDGPFAEGAEVANGFYLLRAGDREEAAKVAAMIPASAVQLRRLAGVSGL, from the coding sequence ATGTACTACTTCGCAGTGCTGCAGACACCCGAGCGCGAGCTGAGCCCGGAGGATCTCCAGACGGAGATGCAGGCCTACACCGACTTCCATGCGCGGGCCGCCGCGGCCATCCGAGCCGGTGACGCTCTGGCCTCGGCGGCCGAGGCGGTGCGGATCGACGGCGGGCCGGACCGACCGGTGATCACCGACGGGCCCTTCGCCGAGGGCGCCGAAGTGGCCGGCGGCTTCTACGTGTTCGAAGCCGAGAACCTCGACGAGGCGCTGGAGCTGGCTCGGCAGGTCCCCGCAGCCTCCTACGGCGCGGTGGAGGTGTGGCCGATGGTGCACTGGAATGCTCCCGATCAGCCGACCACCGGCGCCGACTGGCTTGCGCTGCTGCTCGAGCCCGCCGACCAGCTGACCGAGCCGTGCACCCCGGAGTGGGAGGACGGCGCGTGCCGCCACGCAGACTTCAACACCGCAGCGGGTGAGCACGTGCTGGGCGGGGCGCCTCTGCACCTTCCGGCGACCGCGACGACGGTGCGGGTGCGCGGATCCGAGGTGGTGCTGACCGACGGGCCGTTCGCCGAGGGTGCCGAGGTGGCCAACGGCTTCTACCTGCTGCGGGCCGGCGACCGCGAGGAAGCCGCGAAGGTCGCCGCCATGATCCCGGCCTCGGCGGTGCAGCTGCGCCGCCTCGCGGGTGTGTCCGGGCTCTAG
- a CDS encoding MFS transporter, protein MEAPTGHRVGSWRGLLGPRHLGASTVLAGGVALYATNEFLTISLMPSAVADIGGQRFYAWVTTVYLVGSVMAATTVHAVLMRWGPRWSYLLGLSLFGAGSLGCAMAPSMEFLLAGRTVQGAAGGLLAGLGYAVINTALPSALWTKASALVSAMWGVGTLVGPAAGGLFAQYGSWRWAFGVLVVMTTAMSVLVPLALPRDTAAPPSRFRIPVWSLLLLGAAALLVSAAGVPHDARATAGLVVAGFGLVAVFLVVDCRAGASVLPPSAFRAGPLKWIYLTLGVLMAATMVDMYVPLFGQRLAHLTPVAAGFLGAGLAVGWTVGEISSASQSRPAAIVRTVAVAPRVMALGLTIGALTQRQDASGWFVAAWAAGLVLTGSGVGIAWPHLSAWAMSKVDDPAEGPAAAAAINTVQVICGAFGAALAGIVVNVSDRGDATASRWLFAVFAVLAASAAVASIRSGRPARRVPAD, encoded by the coding sequence ATCGAGGCGCCCACCGGCCACCGGGTGGGATCGTGGCGCGGCCTGCTGGGTCCGCGACACCTCGGGGCCTCGACGGTGCTCGCGGGCGGCGTCGCGCTCTACGCGACCAACGAGTTCCTGACCATCAGCCTGATGCCCAGCGCCGTCGCCGACATCGGCGGGCAGCGCTTCTACGCGTGGGTGACCACGGTCTACCTGGTGGGCTCCGTGATGGCGGCCACCACGGTGCACGCGGTGCTGATGCGGTGGGGCCCTCGCTGGTCCTATCTGCTCGGGCTCAGCCTGTTCGGTGCGGGCAGCCTCGGCTGTGCGATGGCGCCGAGTATGGAGTTCCTGCTCGCCGGCCGGACCGTGCAGGGCGCGGCCGGCGGGCTGCTCGCCGGACTCGGGTACGCCGTCATCAACACCGCGCTGCCGAGCGCGTTGTGGACCAAGGCGTCGGCACTGGTCTCCGCGATGTGGGGGGTCGGGACGCTGGTGGGCCCGGCCGCCGGCGGGCTGTTCGCCCAATATGGTTCATGGCGTTGGGCTTTCGGTGTGCTCGTGGTGATGACGACCGCGATGTCGGTGCTGGTGCCGCTCGCGCTGCCCCGCGACACCGCCGCACCGCCGAGCCGGTTCCGTATCCCGGTGTGGTCACTGCTGCTGCTCGGCGCGGCCGCACTGCTGGTCAGCGCGGCGGGCGTCCCGCACGACGCACGCGCCACCGCGGGATTGGTCGTCGCGGGTTTCGGCTTGGTCGCGGTTTTCCTGGTAGTGGACTGCCGGGCCGGAGCCTCGGTACTTCCGCCCAGCGCTTTCCGCGCCGGTCCGCTCAAGTGGATCTACCTGACGCTGGGCGTGCTGATGGCCGCGACGATGGTCGACATGTACGTGCCGCTGTTCGGGCAACGGCTGGCGCATCTCACCCCGGTGGCCGCAGGCTTCCTCGGCGCTGGACTGGCCGTCGGGTGGACTGTCGGCGAGATCAGCAGCGCGTCGCAGAGCCGGCCGGCGGCGATCGTGCGCACGGTCGCGGTGGCGCCGCGGGTGATGGCGCTGGGATTGACGATCGGTGCGTTGACGCAACGCCAGGACGCCTCCGGGTGGTTCGTTGCGGCGTGGGCCGCCGGGCTCGTCCTCACCGGGTCCGGGGTCGGCATCGCGTGGCCGCATCTGTCGGCGTGGGCGATGAGCAAGGTCGACGATCCCGCGGAGGGGCCTGCGGCGGCCGCGGCCATCAACACCGTGCAGGTGATCTGCGGGGCGTTCGGCGCCGCGTTGGCCGGCATCGTGGTGAACGTCTCCGACCGCGGCGATGCGACGGCGTCCCGGTGGTTGTTCGCCGTGTTCGCGGTGCTGGCCGCGTCCGCGGCGGTCGCGTCGATCCGAAGCGGCCGTCCCGCGCGGCGCGTCCCCGCGGACTAA